TCGTGCCGAAAGCCCGGTGCCCCGGAGCATCCTCGACCTCACGCTCGAACCCACCGAAATCAACTTCAACCCCGGTCCGGAATATTCCGAGGAGCAGCAGGACTACGCCATGGTCATCGGCATGGACCGCACGCCGAAGGGCCGGCTGTGGGCCGCATGGGTCGGCGGCGGTGACAGTCCGCTCGCGTATTTCATCGCCGCCACCAGCGATGACGATGGGAAAACGTGGTCCCACCCGCGCATGGTCATCCGCCCTGGCCGGACGGTGACCGGGCTGAACCGCAGCGTCATCGTCGGCAACTTCTGGACGGATCCTACCGGGAAGCTCTGGATGTTCTATGACCAGTCGCTGGAGCAGTTCGATGGCCGGGCCGGTGTATGGGCCATCACTTGCGAGAATCCCGATGACGAAAAGCCCACCTGGTCCGCGCCCCGCCGCATCTGGCACGGCATGTCCCTCAACAAGCCCACCGTCCTCAGCAACGGCGACTGGATGCTGCCCATTTCCCTGTGGGACCGTGGGCACATCAAGCCGGTCTTTGGCGACGCCTACCCGGAACTGGATGACCAGCGCATGGCCCACTGGTTCGCCTCCAGCGACCGGGGGAAGACCTGGACCCGTCGCGGCGGCGTCGCGTTCCCGAAGCCCCGCTTTGACGAGCACATGCTGGTCGAACTCAAGGACGGACGCCTGCGGATGCTCGCCCGCAACGGCGATGGCATCATGGAGTCCTACTCCAATGACAAGGGCGGGACCTGGAGCGAGCCCGTGCCGTCGGAGATCAAAAATCCGAGTTCCCGCTTCTTCTTCCGCCGCCTGCAGTCCGGAAATCTCCTGCTCGTGAAAAACGGCCCGCTCGACCGGAAGTTCGAGCGCACCCACATGACCGCCTATCTTTCCGATGATGATGGGAAGACATGGAAAGGCGGGCTGGTCATCGACGAGCGTGAGGACGTTTCCTATCCGGACGGCTTCCAGGCACCGGACGGTCGCATTTACATCATCCACGACCGCGAACGCTCGAAGCAGCGCGAGATCCTCTTCGCGAAGTTCACGGAGGCGGATATCCTCGCCAAGGACTTCGTCACCGAAGGTTCAGCGGGAAAGATCCCTGTCTTCAAAGGGCGGGGGGCGCGGAAAGGTGCGTATCTTCCCAACAACGGCATCCAGCTTGCCGAGCAATGGCCGCCGAAGGATCTCGATCCGAAGTCCGCGGAACCCATGCCGGTGCCGTATCTGGAAAAGAAGAACATTCCCGCCGTCATCCCCATCAACATCGGCCGCCAGCTTTTCGTCGATGACTTCCTGATCGAAAGCACCGACCTCACCCGCACCTTCCACGCTGCGGAAAAGCTCGGTACCAACCCCGTCTTCAAGCCGGAGACCAAACAGGAACTCGAACCCACCGGGATCGAGGGACAGGACCAGGCCGTCACCTACCTCGGTCACGGCGGGGTGTTCTACAATCCTGCCAAGAGCCATTTCGAGATGTTCTACACCGCCAGTTGGCGCGGTGGGCTGGCGCTCGCCACCAGTCCGGATCTGATCCACTGGACCCGTCCGCAGCTCGGGCTTTCCGGGGACAATATCATCCTGCCAGCAGGAGCTGACTTCGCCGGGAAGGACAATGCCATCTGGCTCGATTTGGACGCAAAGGATCCGTCCCAACGCTACAAGGCCATCATCCAGCGCGGGAAAGGCCATACGCTCCATACCTCACCCGACGGCCTCGTCTGGTCGTCCGGCATCCCCGCAGGGGATTCAGGCGACTATTCGTCGTTCTTTCACAATCCGTTCCGAAACGTCTGGGTCCAGAGCATCAAGCGCAACACCGACCGTGGCCGCGCCCGTTACTACCATGAAAGCCGTGACTTCACCGGCTCCGCCGCGCGGGACAAGTCCGTCTATTGGACGAACGCCGACAAGCTCGATCCGCCCGATCCCGCGATCAATAATGCCCCCCAGCTTTACAGCCTCAACGCCGTCGCCTATGAGAGCATCCTCCTGGGCGAGCACTACGTCTTGCTCGGCCCCACGAACCGGGTTTGCGAGGAAGGGAAGTTTCCGAAGATCACCGAGCTGCATCTTGGCTTCAGCCGGGATGGCTTCCACTGGTCTCGGCCTGATGATCGCAGGCCCTTCATCGCCGCCAGCCGCCGGGATGGGCAGCATGACCGTGCCTATCTCCACGGTACCAACGGCGTCATGCTCGTCCATGATGACAAGCTCTGGTTCCCGTACTGCGGCTACTCCGGCATCGCGCCGAACGGACACCGCGGTATGTACACCGGTGCCTCCATCGGCATGGCCACCCTCCGCCGGGACGGCTTCGCATCCATGGATGCCACCGGGAAATCCGGCACCCTCACCACCCGGCCCGTCGCCTTCAACGGCCGCCATCTTTTCGTGAACGTCAGCAACCCGGGCGGGAAACTCCGTGTCGAGATTCTTGATGAAAAGGGAAAACCCATCGCTCCCTTCACCACGGAGAACTGCGTCACTATCAAGGCCGACAGCACGCTCCACGAAGTCACCTGGAAAGGCACGGAGAACCTCGATGGCATCCGTGGCAAATCCGTCCGCTTCCGTTTCCACCTCACGGATGGCAGCCTCTATTCCTTCTGGGTCAGCCAGGACGAAAAGGGCGCGTCCGGCGGCTACCTCGGCGGCGGTGGCTCCGCCTACGGCGGCATCATCGACACCAAAGGGAAGGATGCCCTCAAGTAACCCCCAACACCCGTCCCCGCATGAACACTTTTCTGAGAACGGCGAAAGTGACAGCCGTCATTCTCTCCTGCATCTCCCCGGCTCTGGCAGATACGGGAGTCTCCCTTGCTGATTATGCCGCCCACAAGAAGGGCGAAGACTGGGCGCCCGCCATCAGAAAAGCGTTTGCCGACTCGCCGACGGTGAGCGTCCCCGCAGGGCGTTACTCCACCTCCCGGGTGGAATTTTCCGATGGCATGATCCTACGCGGGGCGGGGGAAAGCACCGTGTTCGTTCCCCTCGGAACACGCCTTTTTGACATCAACGGCGAGGCCGGGAAAGAGGTGCCCGTTACTGCTGACATCGTGGACTTCTCAGACGGAATCGATCTTGAATCCGCCGATGGACTGGCTGCCGGGGATGACATCCTCATCCGCGGCCAGCGCAACTCCATGATCCGCGAGGGCACCGCCGGACTCCACTATGCAACGGATTGGGTGCTCGGCCGGACCCGGAAATCCAGTTGCTTCTACGGTGAGTTCGACACCGTCAAATCCATCGATGGTCCGAAAGTCACCACCGCCGGCAAGCGGATCTTTCCCGGCTACTTCAAGGACGATAGCCGCGAACCTCCGTCCCTCGGGAAGGATTTCGTCCAGCGGAAGTCCACCACTGTGAGCAAGCTGTCCCTGGTCAGGAACGTGACCCTCCGCGACTTCGCCGTGGAGGGGACCCGGGACTGCCACATGCCTTTCCGCGTCCGCTATGCGAAGGACTGCCTGCTGGAGAACATCGCTTTCACGACGAACACCGAATCGTTCAAGAAGGACGGCACGCCCGACCTTTCGGTGGTCTATGCGATCTACGTCCGGAACACCACCGTCCGCAATTTCCGGGTGGAGCTTTCGCCGGAGCTTCTGGCCGTCCTCGACGCCAAGGAAAAGGTCTATAAAAACTTCTCGAACTACAATCTGTTCAAGATCATCAGCAGCACGGCCAGCGGGCTGGAGGGATGCAGTGCCAACGGCGGAACCCATCCGTTCAATATCACCCGCAGCGCTTCGGTGGAGGCGGGAGGGGGCATCCCTTCGATCGGTTGTTTCATCCGTAACTGCACCGCGTCGAACTGCATCTGGTCCGGCATCAAGGTCCAGCAGGCCTGCTACGACACGGAGGTATCCGGGAACACGGTTACGGCCAGCGCCCAGGGCATCATCACCTGCGGCCGCAACACGCGGATCACGGACAACCGGCTCACGACCACAGTGTCCCACTCCGCAGACTACTACTACACGCATGTCGCGCGTGGAGGCACTATGGGAATCGGTGTCATCGAGGGCTACGCGTGCGGCAGCATCGTCAGGGACAACATCATCGATGGCTTCCGTTCCGGCCTTGCCATGGTCGATGGTTACGAGGACAAGAACTGCTTCGAGGAAGGCAACATCCTGTTTGAGAACAACGCCGTCAGCGGGTGCCTCCGCGGTTTCACCCTCTACAAGAATCCGCACTGCGTTTCGTTGGGGCGGAATGATCTGAAGGTTGTCATCCGGAACAACACCTTCTCGCGTGCGGCGGGGAAAGACAGCCAGCCTGCCTCCGGCATCCATTTGCCGGACCAGTCCGCCGGAGTGGAGATCCGCTCGAATGCTTTCCGCGGATTCGATGAAGGTGTATGGATGGGCGGGCTGGTCGATCTGATCGACATCAGCGGCAACGGATTCGAAGATTGCGGCGTTGGAATGACACTCGGGGAAATTTCTCCGGACGCCGCCGGTGCCATGGTCCGCATCAGGGAAAACGGCAATACGCTCACCCGGACATCAAAGGCGAGCCAGGGGCTCGGGCAGGCGCAGGTGAGGGGATTTTGACCTCGCTTCCCGAGCGGACCGGCGGTGCAATCCGGTATCAACCTGTAACCCGCCGTGGCTGGATTCGACAACCTGCAGGAACTGCATGACCTGTGCCGCCTCCGCTCCACGCTGGAGGCGTTCGCGGCGGTGCGCCTGGGTGGCCATCCGGACCGCAGTGCGCTGCACCAGATGTTCCTCGGCCATCTCGCCCTGATGAAGGATCACGCCATGCAGGGAGACTATCCGGCGTTCCATGCGGAGGACATGAAGCTGCACCGATCCCTGGTGGAAAGTGCTGGTGTCGCCGCGTTGTCGCACTGCTGGGAGGCCGTGGCGGGAGATCTCGGCGAATGGATCCGCCATGTGAAGAAGGTGTATTGGCCGAGCCTGATGACCCTCTACCGGGAGCATGAATTCCTCATCGAGGCCTGGGCTTCCGACGAGTCATGGGTTGCGGAGCAGGCCACGCACCACCACCTGGAAGCCGGATGGTTCCGGGTCGCGAGCGCGCAGGGACAGGTCGTGCGGGACATCCATCCGGTGGACCGGGCGACGTCGTTCATCTGCACCCACTATGCCAGCGGGATCGATGTCGAGTGGCTGGCGCAGAATGTCAGCTTCGTGAGTGCGAGCCACCTTACACGCCTGTTCAGGGAGCGGCTGGAAATTTCACCCCATGCCTTCCTGAAGCGCGTGCGGATGGAACGCGCCGCGGAGCTGCTGCGGACCCATGCCGATGCCGTGGAGCTGGTTGCCCGGAAGGTGGGCTACAGGAATGTCTCCCACTTCTGCCGCGACTTCCGCGGCAGCCACGGGATGACGCCGAACCAATACCGGAAATGACGGGTGGAAGGGAGATGCTCTCCCAGATTTTTCCGCAAATTTGTCACGATGGAGAGGCTGGGTCGTAATGCCCTAGGAAGGACGCATCCCCGACCGCTCCCAATATGATCTCATCCCCAACCACGAGGGTTCCCTCCTTGCTTTTGAAGGGCCTAGGTAGCTTTGCCCTCCGCCTGATCCTGTTCTTCAGCTTTTTCTTCAAGGGAGGCGTCCTCTTTGCGCAACAATCCGGTGGTTTCAACTACCGCAGTAATGGAACATTCGTCACCATCACCGGCTATTATGGTGACGGCGGTGCGGTGGTCATCCCGGGGGTGATTGCAGGGTTACCCGTCAGAGAAATCGATCGTCACGCGTTTTCCGGTCTGTGTTCAATATGGAGCGTCACGATTCCCTCCAGCGTGACGATCATTAGAGATTCGGTGTTTCTCGACTGCAAGAACCTGACCAGTGTGACGATTGGTTCAGGTGTGACAAATATCGGGCCGATGGCGTTTCGTAATTGTGTGAGCTTGATTGGCATAATGATTCCTTCGAGCGTGACGAGAATCCAATCGTTTGCATTTTCAAACTGTACGGGCCTGACCAGCGTGGCAATTCCGTCCGGAGTCACGAGCATCGAAGCTTACGTTTTCTCGGGCTGTACGGGTCTGACTGATGTGACGATTCCCTCCAGCGTGACAAGTATGGCTGAAGCAGTGTTTGCGGACTGCACGGGCCTCACTAACGTGGCTATTCCTTCAGGAGTGACGCACATTGGGACGGCTGCTTTTTCGGGTTGTGTCAGGCTGACCAGCATGGAGATTCCTCCCGGCGTTACCGACATATGGGGGTGGACGTTTTCAGGCTGTACTGCGTTGACCAATGTGACGATCCCCTCCAGCCTGACCGGAATCCGGGAGGGAGCGTTCTCCGGTTGTACGGCACTGACCTGTATGACGATCCCCTCCAGTGTGACAAGTATCGAGCGGGATGCGTTTCGTAACTGCGCGAGCCTCACCAGTGTGACGATCCCCTCCGGAGTGGTGCACATCGCGCAGGAGTCATTTTGGAACTGCACCAGCCTGACGAGCGTGACGATCTCTTCCGGAGTGACGTACATCGCGACGGACGCATTCCGCAACTGCACGAGTCTGACGAGTGTGACCATTCCCTCCAGCGTGAGGGAAATCTGGTCGGGGGCGTTTGCCGGCTGCACGGCCCTGACCGCCGCCATCTTCCAAGGGAACGCTCCCTACTTTTACAGCAACAACATTTTCTCCAACGCCGCCGCCGGCTTCACCGTTTACTACTATCAGGGATCGACCGGTTTCACGCAGGGTACGTGGAGAGGCTACCCGTGTGTGAGGCTGGGGGTACCGGGGACCGGCTTCTCCTCATGGCCTGTGCTGGCCAGTCTGCCCGCCGACAAACGCGGCC
The nucleotide sequence above comes from Akkermansiaceae bacterium. Encoded proteins:
- a CDS encoding exo-alpha-sialidase; its protein translation is MTRHLLLSALFLSWSFVRAESPVPRSILDLTLEPTEINFNPGPEYSEEQQDYAMVIGMDRTPKGRLWAAWVGGGDSPLAYFIAATSDDDGKTWSHPRMVIRPGRTVTGLNRSVIVGNFWTDPTGKLWMFYDQSLEQFDGRAGVWAITCENPDDEKPTWSAPRRIWHGMSLNKPTVLSNGDWMLPISLWDRGHIKPVFGDAYPELDDQRMAHWFASSDRGKTWTRRGGVAFPKPRFDEHMLVELKDGRLRMLARNGDGIMESYSNDKGGTWSEPVPSEIKNPSSRFFFRRLQSGNLLLVKNGPLDRKFERTHMTAYLSDDDGKTWKGGLVIDEREDVSYPDGFQAPDGRIYIIHDRERSKQREILFAKFTEADILAKDFVTEGSAGKIPVFKGRGARKGAYLPNNGIQLAEQWPPKDLDPKSAEPMPVPYLEKKNIPAVIPINIGRQLFVDDFLIESTDLTRTFHAAEKLGTNPVFKPETKQELEPTGIEGQDQAVTYLGHGGVFYNPAKSHFEMFYTASWRGGLALATSPDLIHWTRPQLGLSGDNIILPAGADFAGKDNAIWLDLDAKDPSQRYKAIIQRGKGHTLHTSPDGLVWSSGIPAGDSGDYSSFFHNPFRNVWVQSIKRNTDRGRARYYHESRDFTGSAARDKSVYWTNADKLDPPDPAINNAPQLYSLNAVAYESILLGEHYVLLGPTNRVCEEGKFPKITELHLGFSRDGFHWSRPDDRRPFIAASRRDGQHDRAYLHGTNGVMLVHDDKLWFPYCGYSGIAPNGHRGMYTGASIGMATLRRDGFASMDATGKSGTLTTRPVAFNGRHLFVNVSNPGGKLRVEILDEKGKPIAPFTTENCVTIKADSTLHEVTWKGTENLDGIRGKSVRFRFHLTDGSLYSFWVSQDEKGASGGYLGGGGSAYGGIIDTKGKDALK
- a CDS encoding right-handed parallel beta-helix repeat-containing protein gives rise to the protein MNTFLRTAKVTAVILSCISPALADTGVSLADYAAHKKGEDWAPAIRKAFADSPTVSVPAGRYSTSRVEFSDGMILRGAGESTVFVPLGTRLFDINGEAGKEVPVTADIVDFSDGIDLESADGLAAGDDILIRGQRNSMIREGTAGLHYATDWVLGRTRKSSCFYGEFDTVKSIDGPKVTTAGKRIFPGYFKDDSREPPSLGKDFVQRKSTTVSKLSLVRNVTLRDFAVEGTRDCHMPFRVRYAKDCLLENIAFTTNTESFKKDGTPDLSVVYAIYVRNTTVRNFRVELSPELLAVLDAKEKVYKNFSNYNLFKIISSTASGLEGCSANGGTHPFNITRSASVEAGGGIPSIGCFIRNCTASNCIWSGIKVQQACYDTEVSGNTVTASAQGIITCGRNTRITDNRLTTTVSHSADYYYTHVARGGTMGIGVIEGYACGSIVRDNIIDGFRSGLAMVDGYEDKNCFEEGNILFENNAVSGCLRGFTLYKNPHCVSLGRNDLKVVIRNNTFSRAAGKDSQPASGIHLPDQSAGVEIRSNAFRGFDEGVWMGGLVDLIDISGNGFEDCGVGMTLGEISPDAAGAMVRIRENGNTLTRTSKASQGLGQAQVRGF
- a CDS encoding helix-turn-helix domain-containing protein, encoding MAGFDNLQELHDLCRLRSTLEAFAAVRLGGHPDRSALHQMFLGHLALMKDHAMQGDYPAFHAEDMKLHRSLVESAGVAALSHCWEAVAGDLGEWIRHVKKVYWPSLMTLYREHEFLIEAWASDESWVAEQATHHHLEAGWFRVASAQGQVVRDIHPVDRATSFICTHYASGIDVEWLAQNVSFVSASHLTRLFRERLEISPHAFLKRVRMERAAELLRTHADAVELVARKVGYRNVSHFCRDFRGSHGMTPNQYRK
- a CDS encoding leucine-rich repeat domain-containing protein, producing MISSPTTRVPSLLLKGLGSFALRLILFFSFFFKGGVLFAQQSGGFNYRSNGTFVTITGYYGDGGAVVIPGVIAGLPVREIDRHAFSGLCSIWSVTIPSSVTIIRDSVFLDCKNLTSVTIGSGVTNIGPMAFRNCVSLIGIMIPSSVTRIQSFAFSNCTGLTSVAIPSGVTSIEAYVFSGCTGLTDVTIPSSVTSMAEAVFADCTGLTNVAIPSGVTHIGTAAFSGCVRLTSMEIPPGVTDIWGWTFSGCTALTNVTIPSSLTGIREGAFSGCTALTCMTIPSSVTSIERDAFRNCASLTSVTIPSGVVHIAQESFWNCTSLTSVTISSGVTYIATDAFRNCTSLTSVTIPSSVREIWSGAFAGCTALTAAIFQGNAPYFYSNNIFSNAAAGFTVYYYQGSTGFTQGTWRGYPCVRLGVPGTGFSSWPVLASLPADKRGPNDRNGPLDLPNLLSYAMGRNPLSAVPGDLPALAKPPAGNRATFRYRRAKNAPGVTLAPQISSALDSWNQASILASKIIQDGGDWEMVEIEVAAPPHGPLFFRLKATEP